The window TTCCTTAAGAGGCACCGCATAATCAATGCCAACAATCCCCAATCTGGATAAAAACCTACCGCCGACACCGTAGGCGGATATCCAGTTCCTATCTTTAATCCCATATTGGGAAAAAATACAGTTATCAATGAAAATATGGAGGCGCGAATTTTGGGCGAAGTGGTAGCGCAGTTCACAATTCCACCACCCCAATTGGTCTGCGGAAAAACTATTTTCCCGATAACCCCGGACATTCTCCATTCCTCCCACGCGGAAGAGGTCTAACTGGTCCAAAAAAACATCTGAAAAAATCCCACGGAGGGATAAATTGTTCATAAGGGTGAGCTTCTTCGTAAGAGAAACCACCCACGCACCATCGACTTCCACCCAACCCACCATTCCTGAACCACCATTTTGCCCGCTCTGTGTGCCGGTGGCTGTCTCTACTCTAAGATTAATACCTTTCCGCGGATTTAACACTTGGTCATAGGTATCAAAAACAAAACCGGCTCGGATCCATAATCTTTGCTTAGGATTTTGGCTAAGAGTGCGGTCAAAACCTGTCCCAATAACTACCCCCCCTCCATTCCTGACTAACTTCCCTATTAAAGAAAATCTCGTCTGAGAAAATATGGTATCAAAAACATTGTGCTTAATCGCTACGCTTAGACTGAGCGGTGTCCCGAGTATCCATGGTTCAGTATATTCCAAGTGATAACCAACCTCTTCACTTGCGGAATACCACTCACCTTTCAGCCTTCTACCACTACTAAATAGATTAAAAACCTCTACCTTTACCACTCCAAAAAGCATCCGGCTTTCAGGTGCATAACCAACAACACCAAAAACTTCCCCCGACTGAGTTTCCGAAATCCAGAATCTAACTCCATATTGAGAATCCCTCGTTACTATCTCGTGGCTGTCAACACTTATCCACCCACCTTTTTCCAGATTTTCCCGCCACAGCTTCACCTGTCTCGGTGTGTAGTAAACCGCTCCTCGGAAACCACTCTGACGGGTTAACAGTAACCGATACCTTTCACTTTCTTCCTTTGTCCCTGAAAAAGTAATAAAACCAATTTTAACCTTTGGCCCCTCATAGATATTAAAAGAGGGAAAAACCTGCCCTCCACTTTCTCGTAATCCAATGAAACGAACCTCAGCAAATGGAAAACTAAAATCGGCATATTTACTAAGAAGTCTATTTACCCCTTCAGTCAACACTGCGTAATTAAACCCATTCCCCTTTTTAGGCAGAACTGATAATAACTGGGACTCAAGCAGACCGTCATTGCCTATCAATTTCCAACCACCAATTTTAGCCTTCTGATTCGGCTTCACTATGTATTTTACCACCATACCTAAGGAATCAATGGTGGTCTCCACCTCGACTTCAGCCCAGAAAAAACCGTTAGTATATAATATCTCCCTGAGTTTGTCACATCCCTGACGGAGCTGAGTAATGTCTATCGTATCACCAACCTTAAAGCCCACAGAAAGCCCTTTGGGTAAAAATTTTCCTTCTAAGGAAAGTGATAAAACCCGCCATTTCCTATCTAATTCATAACTCTCAC is drawn from candidate division WOR-3 bacterium and contains these coding sequences:
- a CDS encoding BamA/TamA family outer membrane protein; amino-acid sequence: MEAGESYELDRKWRVLSLSLEGKFLPKGLSVGFKVGDTIDITQLRQGCDKLREILYTNGFFWAEVEVETTIDSLGMVVKYIVKPNQKAKIGGWKLIGNDGLLESQLLSVLPKKGNGFNYAVLTEGVNRLLSKYADFSFPFAEVRFIGLRESGGQVFPSFNIYEGPKVKIGFITFSGTKEESERYRLLLTRQSGFRGAVYYTPRQVKLWRENLEKGGWISVDSHEIVTRDSQYGVRFWISETQSGEVFGVVGYAPESRMLFGVVKVEVFNLFSSGRRLKGEWYSASEEVGYHLEYTEPWILGTPLSLSVAIKHNVFDTIFSQTRFSLIGKLVRNGGGVVIGTGFDRTLSQNPKQRLWIRAGFVFDTYDQVLNPRKGINLRVETATGTQSGQNGGSGMVGWVEVDGAWVVSLTKKLTLMNNLSLRGIFSDVFLDQLDLFRVGGMENVRGYRENSFSADQLGWWNCELRYHFAQNSRLHIFIDNCIFSQYGIKDRNWISAYGVGGRFLSRLGIVGIDYAVPLKESPSRGKIHLSLQTKF